One genomic segment of Impatiens glandulifera chromosome 6, dImpGla2.1, whole genome shotgun sequence includes these proteins:
- the LOC124942633 gene encoding CASP-like protein 1C1 gives MAMGQGPLAFLMRLIALGATISATLVMVTARDSATVLNLTFDAKYTNSPSFEYFVIANAIASAYSLVILFLPSKFSFWRLVLILDIVVSVLLDSSISVALAIGYVGKKGNEHAGWLPVCGQVPKFCNHIAGAMASGFVAALLYFVLVIYSLRSFLILVPQKP, from the exons ATGGCTATGGGTCAGGGTCCACTTGCATTTCTGATGAGGCTCATAGCCTTGGGTGCAACCATATCAGCCACTTTGGTCATGGTCACTGCCCGAGATTCTGCAACCGTCCTAAACTTAACTTTTGATGCCAAATATACCAATTCACCTTCATTCGA GTATTTTGTGATTGCCAATGCAATTGCAAGTGCCTACAGCCTTGTGATTCTCTTTCTCCCTTCCAAATTTTCATTCTGGCGGTTGGTTTTGATTCTGGATATA GTTGTGAGTGTTTTGCTCGACTCGAGCATATCGGTTGCTTTGGCAATTGGGTATGTGGGGAAGAAAGGAAATGAACATGCTGGATGGCTACCAGTTTGTGGTCAAGTTCCGAAGTTTTGTAACCATATTGCGGGTGCCATGGCCTCGGGATTTGTCGCAGCATTGCTCTACTTTGTTTTGGTTATTTACTCTCTTCGATCATTCCTTATTCTTGTTCCTCAAAAACCTTAA
- the LOC124942311 gene encoding 60S ribosomal protein L3-2-like: MSHRKFEHPRHGSLGFLPRKRANRQRGKVKAFPKDDPTKPCRLTSFIGYKAGMTHIVREVEKPGSKLNKKEACEAVTIIEAPPMVIVGVVGYVKTSRGLRSLNTVWAQHLSEEAKRRFYKNYCKSKKKAFTKYSKKYETEEGKKDITTQLEKLKKYCSVIRVLAHTQTRKMKGLKKKKADIMEIQVNGGNTHQKVDYAYSFFEKQVPIDAVFQKDEMIDIIGVTKGKGYEGVVTRWGVSRLPRKTHRGLRKVACIGAWHPARVSFTVARAGQNGYHHRTELNKKIYKVGKAGQESHTAITEFDMTEKDITPMGGFPRYGIVKEDYLMIKGGCVGPKKRVLTLRQSLLTQTSRLALEEIKLKFIDTSSKFGHGRFQTTEEKQKFYGRVKA; encoded by the exons ATGTCTCACCGCAAGTTTGAGCATCCTAGACATGGTTCCTTGGGATTTCTTCCGAGGAAAAGGGCCAACAGACAACGTGGAAAAG TGAAAGCCTTTCCCAAGGACGATCCAACAAAGCCCTGCAGGTTGACTTCTTTCATAGGCTACAAAGCAGGAATGACCCACATTGTGAGAGAAGTTGAGAAGCCCGGTTCAa agCTCAACAAGAAGGAAGCATGTGAGGCTGTGACCATTATTGAAGCACCACCAATGGTTATTGTGGGTGTAGTAGGCTATGTCAAAACTTCACGTGGCCTCCGCAGTCTAAACACTGTCTGGGCTCAACATTTGAGTGAGGAGGCAAAGAGGAGATTCTACAAAAATTACTGCAAATCAAAGAAGAAGGCTTTCACAAAGTATTCAAAGAAGTATGAAACTGAAGAAGGGAAGAAAGATATCACAACTCAGTTGgagaaattaaagaaatacTGCTCTGTAATTCGTGTTTTGGCCCATACTCAG ACTCGAAAGATGAAGGGactgaagaaaaagaaagcagACATTATGGAAATTCAAGTTAACGGTGGAAATACACATCAAAAGGTTGATTATGCATACAGTTTCTTTGAGAAGCAAGTTCCTATAGATGCTGTGTTTCAGAAAGATGAGATGATTGACATTATTGGCGTAACAAAGGGTAAAGGATATGAAGGTGTTGTTACTAGATGGGGTGTTAGCCGACTTCCTCGCAAGACTCATCGTGGCCTTCGAAAAGTGGCCTGTATTGGTGCATGGCATCCTGCTAGAGTATCTTTTACAGTTGCTAGGGCGGGTCAGAATGGATACCATCATCGAACTGAGTTGAATAAGAAGATTTATAAGGTCGGGAAAGCTGGTCAGGAGTCTCATACTGCCATTACCGAGTTTGACAT GACTGAGAAAGATATAACACCAATGGGAGGTTTCCCACGCTATGGAATCGTGAAAGAAGATTACTTGATGATAAAGGGAGGTTGTGTTGGACCGAAGAAGCGGGTTCTTACTTTAAGACAATCGTTACTCACACAGACTTCTAGGCTTGCACTGGAGGAGATTAAGCTTAAATTCATTGACACTTCTTCTAAATTTGGACATGGTCGTTTCCAGACAACCGAAGAAAAGCAAAAGTTTTATGGACGGGTTAAGGCATAG